The following are encoded in a window of Arctopsyche grandis isolate Sample6627 chromosome 2, ASM5162203v2, whole genome shotgun sequence genomic DNA:
- the Su(P) gene encoding prostaglandin E synthase Su(P), protein MVGFRRLVSIAGRWGGAVRWHVTGTAGAAPPKRALMRLTLLSASGGALLGLGYSAYTHYDINNTQLALRTARGAPPSQPDYDKLNIVPTKTIVGSLNVPMELVLFQYQTCPFCCKVRAFLDYNGFSYKVVEVDAVLRQSIKWSKYKKVPILLVKTEKGYKQLNDSTVIISILSTYLLGKNQDLGEVIDCYPSVSYVDDDGKNKDEILNKYFLMYQNLPADRVLAKLSDERRWRKWTDDTFVHMLSPNVYRTVDEALQAFNWFANVGEWRQHFPAWEVSLMVNVGAYAMWLIGNRLKKKHNLKDDVRLSLYDECNQWTRELKRNGSPYMGGESPDLSDLAVYGVLSSIEGCDAFKDTMDHTKIGIWYYRMKNHVDSRKGTVAA, encoded by the exons ATGGTGGGCTTTCGCCGGTTGGTCAGCATCGCCGGCCGCTGGGGGGGCGCAGTTCGATGGCATGTAACTGGAACCGCGGGCGCTGCGCCCCCCAAGAGGGCTCTCATGCGGCTCACCTTGCTGAGCGCCAGTGGAGGTGCTCTCCTCGGCCTTGGCTATTCGGCCTACACCCACTACGACATTAACAACACTCAATTAGCATTGAGAACCGCTCGAGGAGCCCCACCAAGCCAACCTGACTACGACAAGCTGAACATTGTTCCGACCAAGACG ATTGTTGGCTCGTTAAATGTCCCAATGGAGTTGGTGTTGTTTCAATACCAAACTTGCCCGTTCTGTTGCAAAGTTCGCGCATTCCTGGACTACAACGGCTTCTCGTACAAGGTCGTAGAGGTGGACGCCGTCCTGCGGCAATCCATCAAATGGTCCAAATACAAAAAGGTCCCTATTCTGTTGGTGAAAACTGAAAAGGGCTACAAG CAATTGAACGACAGCACTGTGATTATTTCAATTCTGTCGACGTATTTATTAGGTAAAAATCAAGATCTCGGCGAAGTTATCGATTGCTACCCGAGCGTATCTTATGTCGACGATGATGGAAAAAATAAAGACGAGATCCTCAACAAGTATTTCTTAATGTATCAAAATTTGCCTGCAGACAGAGTCCTGGCAAAACTGAG CGATGAACGCAGGTGGAGAAAGTGGACCGACGACACATTCGTGCATATGCTGTCTCCAAACGTGTACCGCACAGTGGACGAAGCATTGCAAGCATTCAATTGGTTTGCCAACGTCGGTGAATGGCGGCAACATTTCCCCGCATGGGAAGTCTCTTTAATGGTCAACGTGGGCGCCTACGCAATGTGGCTTATAGGaaataggttgaaaaaaaa ACACAATCTCAAGGATGATGTGCGTCTTTCGCTGTATGACGAATGCAACCAGTGGACAAGAGAGTTGAAACGCAACGGCTCGCCGTACATGGGCGGAGAGTCTCCGGATTTGTCCGACCTGGCCGTCTACGGCGTCCTGAGCAGCATCGAAGGGTGCGACGCGTTCAAGGACACGATGGACCACACCAAGATCGGCATCTGGTACTATCGGATGAAGAATCATGTCGACTCGCGCAAGGGCACGGTCGCCGCTTAA
- the elgi gene encoding E3 ubiquitin-protein ligase NRDP1 elgi, translating to MGFEVNRFKSEVDDELICPICSCVLEEPVQAPVCEHAFCRCCITEWISTQPTCPVDRQAVTSGQLHPVPRILRNLLARLTISCDNALFGCPLVVNLDSLSTHLKDCEYNPKRPIPCEQGCGMIIPKDELKEHNCIRELRSIIQSQQTNFNAYQQQISELKFIMNEYKRELTLLKDFMRAMRISNPAMRAIADQMERDEVVRWSGTLAPARVTRWGGMISTPDENLQNIIKRSLSESGCPPHIIDELMENCHERRWPPGLSSLETRQNNRRLYENYICKRVPGKQAVLVLHCDNTHIGENMMVEPGLVMIFAHGIE from the exons ATGGGCTTCGAGGTGAACCGGTTCAAGAGCGAAGTCGACGACGAGCTCATCTGCCCCATTTGTTCATGTGTGCTCGAGGAACCCGTCCAG GCACCTGTTTGTGAGCATGCTTTCTGTAGATGCTGCATCACGGAATGGATCAGCACTCAACCGACGTGTCCGGTGGACCGGCAAGCCGTAACCTCCGGACAACTCCATCCTGTTCCGAGGatattaagaaatttattagCAAG ATTAACCATCAGCTGTGATAATGCATTGTTTGGATGTCCACTAGTAGTCAATTTAGATTCATTAAGTACGCACTTGAAAGATTGCGAATACAATCCAAAAAGACCGATACCCTGTGAGCAGGGCTGCGGCATGATCATTCCCAAGGATGAGTTGAAAGAGCACAACTGCATACGAGAGCTCCGCTCGATCATACAATCTCAGCAGACTAATTTTAATGCGTACCAGCAGCAAATAAGCGAGTTGAAATTTATCATGAACGAATATAAACGAGAGCTCACACTTTTAAAG GATTTCATGAGAGCGATGAGAATATCGAATCCGGCGATGCGCGCTATAGCAGACCAAATGGAACGTGACGAGGTGGTAAGATGGAGCGGAACCCTCGCACCGGCGAGAGTCACCCGTTGGGGAGGCATGATATCCACGCCGGATGAAAATTTACAG AATATAATTAAACGTTCGCTCTCCGAGTCCGGGTGTCCTCCGCACATCATCGACGAGCTCATGGAGAACTGCCACGAAAGAAGATGGCCGCCTGGATTGTCGTCTCTAGAGACGAGACAGAATAATAGACG TTTGTACGAGAATTATATTTGCAAACGAGTTCCCGGCAAGCAAGCCGTTCTGGTGCTGCATTGCGACAATACGCACATAGGAGAAAATATGATGGTGGAGCCGGGTCTGGTGATGATATTTGCTCACGGCATTGAATGA